The following proteins are encoded in a genomic region of Candidatus Methylospira mobilis:
- a CDS encoding NHLP leader peptide family RiPP precursor, with the protein MNEVAAEHAEYDEHDERFARLIAKCWADKAFKAKLLANTAETLKEEGFEMAEGVTVKVVENTKREVYMVVPNKPEELSDEELNDVVGGGSFVRRGIRAINKAGRDLFGSAAVSDRAANRWAEERAADQEYDRARGKMGAATRERQAFYDSL; encoded by the coding sequence ATGAACGAAGTAGCAGCAGAACACGCGGAATACGATGAACATGACGAACGATTCGCCCGTCTGATAGCCAAATGCTGGGCCGACAAAGCATTCAAAGCCAAGCTGCTGGCGAATACGGCAGAAACGCTGAAGGAAGAAGGCTTCGAAATGGCGGAAGGCGTTACTGTCAAGGTAGTGGAAAATACCAAACGTGAAGTCTACATGGTTGTTCCTAATAAACCGGAGGAGTTATCAGATGAAGAGTTGAATGATGTTGTCGGCGGCGGCTCGTTCGTCAGGCGCGGCATCCGCGCAATCAACAAAGCGGGACGCGACTTGTTTGGCTCAGCCGCCGTCAGTGACCGGGCAGCCAACCGTTGGGCTGAGGAGCGCGCGGCAGACCAAGAGTACGATCGCGCACGAGGAAAAATGGGAGCTGCCACCCGTGAGAGGCAAGCGTTTTATGATTCATTATAG